A genome region from Oncorhynchus kisutch isolate 150728-3 unplaced genomic scaffold, Okis_V2 scaffold3917, whole genome shotgun sequence includes the following:
- the LOC116372103 gene encoding actin-related protein 2/3 complex subunit 1B isoform X1: MAYHSFLLEPISCHSWNKDRTQIALCPNNHDVHIYKKDGTKWIKIHELKEHNGQVTGIDWAPESNRIVTCGTDRNAYVWSLKGEVWKPTLVILRINRAARCVSWSPKENKFAVGSGSRLISICYFEQENDWWVCKHIKKPIRSTVLSLDWHPNNVLLAAGSCDFKCRVFSAYIKEVEEKPGPTVWGSKMPFGEVLFESGPSGVSGGAGDGAGGGWVHGVCFSHSGNRLAWTSHDSTVAIAEGGKTSTISSLSSETLPLLCVSFITENSLVAAGHDCYPVLFVYDGTKGSVTFGGKLDVPKQTSQRGISARERFQNLDRRATSSETTEQGLESLHKNSISQISVLEGGKSKCSTFCTTGMDGGMVTWDVKSLESALKDLKILFFCSQSLESALKDLEIV; this comes from the exons ATGGCTTACCACAGCTTCTTGCTCGAGCCAATCAGCTGCCACTCCTGGAACAAGGACCGGACCC AGATTGCTCTGTGTCCCAACAACCATGATGTCCACATCTATAAGAAGGACGGGACCAAGTGGATCAAGATTCATGAACTGAAGGAGCACAACGGACAGGTCACAG gtatAGACTGGGCTCCAGAGAGTAACCGTATCGTGACCTGTGGGACGGATCGTAACGCGTATGTCTGGTCTCTGAAGGGGGAGGTGTGGAAGCCCACCCTGGTCATCCTCCGTATCAACCGGGCTGCTCGCTGTGTCAGCTGGTCTCCCAAGGAGAACAAGTTCGCTGTGGGCAGCGGGTCACGCCTCATATCCATCTGCTACTTTGAACAGGAGAATGACTG GTGGGTCTGTAAGCACATCAAGAAGCCGATCCGTTCCACCGTCCTCAGTCTGGACTGGCATCCTAACAACGTGCTGCTGGCGGCTGGATCCTGTGACTTCAaatgcag ggtgTTCTCGGCCTACATcaaggaggtagaggagaagcCCGGACCCACAGTGTGGGGGTCTAAGATGCCCTTTGGAGAGGTGCTGTTTGAGTCCGGGCCCTCAGGGGTGTCTGGGGGGGCTGGAGATGGGGCAGGAGGGGGATGGGTCCACGGGGTCTGTTTCTCCCACAGTGGGAACCGCCTTGCCTGGACGTCACATGACTCGACTGTGGCGATCGCAGAGGGAGGCAAGACCAGCAC GATCAGCAGTCTGAGCTCTGAGACCCTTCCTCTGCTGTGTGTCAGCTTTATCACTGAGAACAGCCTGGTGGCcgct ggtCATGACTGCTACCCGGTACTGTTTGTGTATGACGGTACTAAGGGCTCAGTAACGTTCGGAGGGAAGCTGGACGTTCCCAAGCAGACGTCTCAGAGAGGGATCAGCGCCAGGGAACGCTTCCAGAACCTGGACCGCCGAGCCACCTCGTCTGAGACCACCGAGCAGGGCCTGGAGAGTCTGCACAAGAACAGCATCAG TCAGATCTCTGtgctggagggagggaagagtAAATGTTCCACGTTCTGTACCACTGGGATGGACGGAGGAATGGTCACATGGGAcgtcaag AGTCTGGAGTCTGCCCTGAAGGATCTCAAGATCCTCTTCTTCTGTTCCCAGAGTCTGGAGTCTGCCCTGAAGGATCTCGAGATAGTCTGA
- the LOC116372103 gene encoding actin-related protein 2/3 complex subunit 1B isoform X2, which translates to MAYHSFLLEPISCHSWNKDRTQIALCPNNHDVHIYKKDGTKWIKIHELKEHNGQVTGIDWAPESNRIVTCGTDRNAYVWSLKGEVWKPTLVILRINRAARCVSWSPKENKFAVGSGSRLISICYFEQENDWWVCKHIKKPIRSTVLSLDWHPNNVLLAAGSCDFKCRVFSAYIKEVEEKPGPTVWGSKMPFGEVLFESGPSGVSGGAGDGAGGGWVHGVCFSHSGNRLAWTSHDSTVAIAEGGKTSTISSLSSETLPLLCVSFITENSLVAAGHDCYPVLFVYDGTKGSVTFGGKLDVPKQTSQRGISARERFQNLDRRATSSETTEQGLESLHKNSISQISVLEGGKSKCSTFCTTGMDGGMVTWDVKSLESALKDLKIV; encoded by the exons ATGGCTTACCACAGCTTCTTGCTCGAGCCAATCAGCTGCCACTCCTGGAACAAGGACCGGACCC AGATTGCTCTGTGTCCCAACAACCATGATGTCCACATCTATAAGAAGGACGGGACCAAGTGGATCAAGATTCATGAACTGAAGGAGCACAACGGACAGGTCACAG gtatAGACTGGGCTCCAGAGAGTAACCGTATCGTGACCTGTGGGACGGATCGTAACGCGTATGTCTGGTCTCTGAAGGGGGAGGTGTGGAAGCCCACCCTGGTCATCCTCCGTATCAACCGGGCTGCTCGCTGTGTCAGCTGGTCTCCCAAGGAGAACAAGTTCGCTGTGGGCAGCGGGTCACGCCTCATATCCATCTGCTACTTTGAACAGGAGAATGACTG GTGGGTCTGTAAGCACATCAAGAAGCCGATCCGTTCCACCGTCCTCAGTCTGGACTGGCATCCTAACAACGTGCTGCTGGCGGCTGGATCCTGTGACTTCAaatgcag ggtgTTCTCGGCCTACATcaaggaggtagaggagaagcCCGGACCCACAGTGTGGGGGTCTAAGATGCCCTTTGGAGAGGTGCTGTTTGAGTCCGGGCCCTCAGGGGTGTCTGGGGGGGCTGGAGATGGGGCAGGAGGGGGATGGGTCCACGGGGTCTGTTTCTCCCACAGTGGGAACCGCCTTGCCTGGACGTCACATGACTCGACTGTGGCGATCGCAGAGGGAGGCAAGACCAGCAC GATCAGCAGTCTGAGCTCTGAGACCCTTCCTCTGCTGTGTGTCAGCTTTATCACTGAGAACAGCCTGGTGGCcgct ggtCATGACTGCTACCCGGTACTGTTTGTGTATGACGGTACTAAGGGCTCAGTAACGTTCGGAGGGAAGCTGGACGTTCCCAAGCAGACGTCTCAGAGAGGGATCAGCGCCAGGGAACGCTTCCAGAACCTGGACCGCCGAGCCACCTCGTCTGAGACCACCGAGCAGGGCCTGGAGAGTCTGCACAAGAACAGCATCAG TCAGATCTCTGtgctggagggagggaagagtAAATGTTCCACGTTCTGTACCACTGGGATGGACGGAGGAATGGTCACATGGGAcgtcaag AGTCTGGAGTCTGCCCTGAAGGATCTCAAGATAGTCTGA